The nucleotide window TGACAGCCAGATTCAGCGGGTGAGCCAGGCGCTATCTCATTATTTTGCTACTGAAATTCAAGTATCACTTGATAAGGTAACAGCAACTAAAGCAGAAACCCCAGCCGCATATCGTGCCCGGAAGCGACGGGAGCGACAAGCTGCAGCAGAACAAAGTATTATTAGCGACCCAAATGTGCAGGCATTAATGCAGCACTTTTCTGCTACAATCGTCGAAAACTCAGTAATGCCAATCGACTCTTAAGCATTACTGGTATTTAGCCAAAGCAAAATGAGGTTTTTATATGTTTAAAGGTGGTATGGGCAACCTAATGAAACAAGCCCAGCAAATGCAAGAGCAAATGCAAAAAGTGCAAGAAGAACTGGCCAATGCCGAAGTGACAGGTGAGTCTGGTGCTGGGCTGGTAAGTATTGTGATGACAGGCCGCCATGATGTTAAGCGAGTGAATATTGACCCTAGCTTGCTGCAAGAAGATAAAGAAATGCTTGAAGATTTAATTGCGGCTGCAGTTAATGATGCAGTACGTAAAGTAGAAAAAAATAATCAAGATAAAATGGCCAACCTGACAGGTGGTATGAAGCTACCTGAGGGTTTTAAGTTTCCATTTTAGCAGCCAGAGAGGTAGGGGTAACGCACTCTAGTGGTGCCCCTCTCGTGCATTAGTCGACAGTTACAGCACACCTATGTCTTTTAGTCCTTTAATTTCTGAATTAATAGCTGCATTTCGCTGTTTGCCCGGTGTAGGTCCCAAATCAGCCCAACGGATGGCACTGCACTTACTGGAGCGTGACCGGCAAGGCGCATTGCAACTGTCTTATAGTTTGCAGCAGGCTGCAAATCAGGTAGGCAATTGTCAGCAATGCCGAACCTTATGTGAAACCTCACTTTGCCCTATTTGCAGCAGCAGCCGGCGGCAACGGGAAACAATCTGTGTTGTTGAAACACCCGCTGATGTATTGGCGATTGAGCAAGCGGGTGGCTTTAACGGTTTATATTTTGTGCTAATGGGGCATTTGTCACCACTTGAAGG belongs to Spartinivicinus poritis and includes:
- a CDS encoding YbaB/EbfC family nucleoid-associated protein, producing MFKGGMGNLMKQAQQMQEQMQKVQEELANAEVTGESGAGLVSIVMTGRHDVKRVNIDPSLLQEDKEMLEDLIAAAVNDAVRKVEKNNQDKMANLTGGMKLPEGFKFPF
- the recR gene encoding recombination mediator RecR produces the protein MSFSPLISELIAAFRCLPGVGPKSAQRMALHLLERDRQGALQLSYSLQQAANQVGNCQQCRTLCETSLCPICSSSRRQRETICVVETPADVLAIEQAGGFNGLYFVLMGHLSPLEGIGPEQLGLDQLIRRVKQDQVEELILATNPTVEGETTAHYIADQLQGLPVRLSRIAHGIPLGGELEYVDGGTLAHALAGRKPWLIND